A region of the Lysobacter sp. K5869 genome:
AGCGCCGCGGCCTGCACCTGCGCGAGTTGGTCAAGCACATTCCCGCGCAGCGGCTGATGATCGAAACCGACGCGCCGTACCTGCTGCCGCGCACGGTCAAGCCGGCGCCCTCGCATCGGCGTAACGAGCCGATGTATCTGGCCCATATCGTCGAGGAACTGGCGCGCGACCGCGGCGAGGACACCGCCGTCGCGGCCGCCCACAGCACCGCCACCGCCACGCAGTTCTTCCGCTTGCCGGGCTGAGCCGCAAAAAAAAGGGCCGGCCCGTCGGAGAGCGGGCCGGCCATCGAGTGTTACTGCCTACACTTCGCGGTACAGCGTCAGAACTTCCACTCGAACGCCAGGTTGTAGCGGCGGCCGAGCACATCGTAGGTGGAGAACGAGTCGGCCGAGGTCTGCGCCGGGAACGGCGGTTCCTTGTCGAACAGGTTCGTCACCGCCAAACGCAGCAGGGCGTGATCGTTGATGCGGTAGCGCACGCCGCCGTTGAACAGCCAGTAATCGCCGACCTTGAGGATGTCGCGGGTTTCCGGCGTGTTGAGCACGTTGAACTCGGCGCTGCTGAGGTAGTTGCCGGTCAGGTTCAGACCCCACTTGCCCATCTCCCAGGCGCCGCTGAGCTGGTACTGGCGCTTGGAGGTGCCGATCTCGCCGGCCGACGGGTTCGGCGCGACGCCGGTCACGTCGACGGTCAGTTCCTTGGGGAAATAACCGGTCAGACCGAAGGCGAAGCGGCCGAAGCGGTCGGTGTCGAAGCGGTACGCGATCTCGGTCGAGTAGGCCTCCATCGTCAGCGACTTGCCGTTGACGAAACCGCTGATGAAGGTGGTCGCCTGACCCGCGCCGGCGGTGCTGCCCGGCGCGTTGCGGACGATGCGGCTGCAGAACGAGTTGGCGTTGGGCACGTCGCCGGCGTTGAAGTCCGCGGCGTCGAAGCACGCGGTGGCGATGTCGGACGCGGTCAGGCTGCTGATGACGTCCTTGATCTTGATGTTGTAGTAGTCGGCGGTGACGGTCAGGCCTTCGGCGAACGACGGCGCCCAGGTGAAGCCGTAGGTGTAGGAGTCGGCCGACTCGTTGCGCAGGTTCGGATTGCCGCCGGAAATGCCCTGGATCGACGCGCCGTTGGCGTTGGAGGTGAAGTTGGTCAGGCCGTAGTAGTTCAAGAACGCCTGGCAGTTGCGCTGGCGGTTGGCGACGTTGGCGCCGCTGTTGATGAAGCGCGCGTCGCAGGGGTCGCCGGTGACGAACTGGAACGAGGTCGCCTGCGGCAGGAAGGCTTCGGTGATCGCCGGCGAACGCAGCGAACGGGTGAAGTTGCCGCGGATTTCCAGGTCCTCGAACGGCTTCCACTGCAGGCCGTAGGTGTAGGTGTCGAACTTGCCGTTGATCGAGTTGTCGACCTGACGGTACTTGCCGATCACGTCCAGCTTGCGCAGGCCGATGAAGTTGCGCTCGGGGTTGACCAGCGGCAGCACGAACTCGCCGAACCACTCGTTGGTGGTGTACTGGCCCTGCAGCGGGGTGATCGGCACCGAACGGCCCAGGCCCTGCTCGAGGAACGAGCCCGGATCGAACAGGCCGCTTTCCTTGCGGTGTTCGAAACCGATGTTGTACTGCAGCGGCCCGCTCCACAGATTGAACAGGGTGCTGGAGACGTTGATGTTGTACACCTCCTGCTCCTGCAGCGCCTGCGAGGCGGTGCGGGTGGTGACGTACTGGCGCGCGGCGGCGCTCGGGCGGCCTTCGCCGAGCAGGTCCAGCGGCACGCAGTTCGGATCGGGCTTGGCGGTGACGCCGCCGGGCACGACCACGCCGGCCACCGGCGCGCCGGCGCAGACGATCTGGCCGTTGACGTTGACGACGTTGAGCGCGTTGACGAAGTTCTGCTGATTGAGCGAGGTGCCGTACGCGCGCGAGTCGCTGCGGCCGTAGTTGGCCGAGGCTTCCCAGTAGAACGTGCGCTCGCCGATGTCGAAGTCGCCTTCCAGGCCCAACACGATCCGGCCCAACTCGGTGGTGCCGCTGCCGTTGTTGGTGATCAGATCGCGCGAAGCGCGCGAGAGGTTGAACGAGGTGACGCCCAGGCTTTGCAGCTTGGCGCGGGCCTGATCGGTCAGCAGCGCGTAGCTGGTCGGGAAGCGCAGCATCGAGCTGGCGCCGCCGAACAAGGGCGAGTTGTAGGCCCACTGGTCGGTCAGCTCGGTGCTTTCGGCCGAGTAGAACGAGCCTTCCATGAACACGTCGATGCGGTCGGTCAGACCCCAGCGCGCGGTGGTGTTGACCGACATGCGCTTGAGGTCGGAGATCACCTGACCGGCATCGACCAGGCTGATGCCGTCGCCGCCGCTGGAATCGGTGGCCGAGAACGGAATGCCCTGGTTGTACGGCACCAGATTGCCGCTGCGGTCGAAGGCCAGCACGGTGTTGCCGCCGGGGCCGAAACCGTTGGCGATCATGTTGTCGGTGCCGGGCTTGAACGCGCCGCTGACCGGCGAGATCAGGCCGCCGAACGGGGTCGACCAGATGCGGCGGTCCTTGATCAGCACGCCGTTGGGAATGCCGTCGCTGTTGCCGGTGTTGAACGGGATGTTCGGGTTGTAACGACCGTCGTTGGCCGGCGTGCGGCCCGGGAACAGCGCGGCCATGCGCGCGGCCAACGGGTTGGCGGCGTTGAAGTAGCCGGCGCGGAAGAAGTCGCGATCGCGCTGCAGCACGCCCTTGCTGTCGTCGTAGGTGAACGAGAAGGTGACGTTGCCGCGGCCGTCGTCGAAGTTCGCGCCGACCAAGGCCCAGGCGTTGTAGCGCTCGTTGTCGCCCTGCTCGGTGACGCCGTAGCTGACGCCGGCTTCCACGCCTTCGTAGTTCTTGCGCAGGATCACGTTGACCACGCCGGCGATCGCGTCGGAGCCGTAGGTCGGCGCGCCGC
Encoded here:
- a CDS encoding TonB-dependent receptor codes for the protein MQTTHRRGGVPRRSPLMLGICLVLAVPAALAQQPAPADQPAAEKAADKPATNTTDLDRLVVTGSRIRRAGFDTLEPATVVSKDYIAARGITNVADALNEIPGFGVGITPEGGQATFGTGVNFVNRFGIGSARTLTLVNGRRFVTSAPTTLFGPAAPGLQVDLNAIPTALVERVENIAIGGAPTYGSDAIAGVVNVILRKNYEGVEAGVSYGVTEQGDNERYNAWALVGANFDDGRGNVTFSFTYDDSKGVLQRDRDFFRAGYFNAANPLAARMAALFPGRTPANDGRYNPNIPFNTGNSDGIPNGVLIKDRRIWSTPFGGLISPVSGAFKPGTDNMIANGFGPGGNTVLAFDRSGNLVPYNQGIPFSATDSSGGDGISLVDAGQVISDLKRMSVNTTARWGLTDRIDVFMEGSFYSAESTELTDQWAYNSPLFGGASSMLRFPTSYALLTDQARAKLQSLGVTSFNLSRASRDLITNNGSGTTELGRIVLGLEGDFDIGERTFYWEASANYGRSDSRAYGTSLNQQNFVNALNVVNVNGQIVCAGAPVAGVVVPGGVTAKPDPNCVPLDLLGEGRPSAAARQYVTTRTASQALQEQEVYNINVSSTLFNLWSGPLQYNIGFEHRKESGLFDPGSFLEQGLGRSVPITPLQGQYTTNEWFGEFVLPLVNPERNFIGLRKLDVIGKYRQVDNSINGKFDTYTYGLQWKPFEDLEIRGNFTRSLRSPAITEAFLPQATSFQFVTGDPCDARFINSGANVANRQRNCQAFLNYYGLTNFTSNANGASIQGISGGNPNLRNESADSYTYGFTWAPSFAEGLTVTADYYNIKIKDVISSLTASDIATACFDAADFNAGDVPNANSFCSRIVRNAPGSTAGAGQATTFISGFVNGKSLTMEAYSTEIAYRFDTDRFGRFAFGLTGYFPKELTVDVTGVAPNPSAGEIGTSKRQYQLSGAWEMGKWGLNLTGNYLSSAEFNVLNTPETRDILKVGDYWLFNGGVRYRINDHALLRLAVTNLFDKEPPFPAQTSADSFSTYDVLGRRYNLAFEWKF